The following are from one region of the Primulina eburnea isolate SZY01 chromosome 17, ASM2296580v1, whole genome shotgun sequence genome:
- the LOC140817901 gene encoding uncharacterized protein, giving the protein MEHIARFTIQCRKLANLENFNNLKLRLFPNSLTGTAFAWYASLPRNSVMSWQEMERQFHIQFYRTEPEVCIAGLSRVTQKKGESVESFIDRFKKMKNRCKVFLPETEFVKMAQKGLDFELRKKFQGMEFWDFFKLAAKVAEYEELLREESYKKKTAMGSYYQEVEDVSLADIRSADSCTVSLLKKKPAEPEKKNSSQLPKDMQYTFDVSKTDEVFDFLVKEKFITFPPDHRMPPTEEL; this is encoded by the coding sequence ATGGAACATATAGCCAGATTCACAATCCAGTGCAGGAAATTAGCCAACTTGGAGAACTTCAACAATCTAAAGTTGCGGCTATTCCCGAATTCCCTCACTGGGACTGCATTTGCTTGGTATGCCTCACTCCCCAGAAATTcagtgatgagttggcaagagATGGAAAGACAATTTCACATCCAATTCTATAGAACAGAGCCAGAAGTGTGTATTGCCGGTTTGTCCAGAGTAACCCAAAAGAAAGGAGAATCTGTGGAGTCTTTTATCGACAGGTTCAAAAAGATGAAGAATAGATGCAAGGTGTTCTTACCAGAGACAGAGTTTGTGAAGATGGCACAAAAAGGGCTGGATTTtgaattaaggaagaaattccaGGGAATGGAGTTTTGGGATTTCTTCAAGCTAGCTGCCAAAGTGGCTGAATACGAAGAACTATTGCGGGAAGAGTCGTACAAGAAGAAAACTGCTATGGGGTCTTATTACCAGGAGGTGGAAGATGTGTCATTGGCAGATATTCGATCAGCTGATTCTTGCACAGTTTCCCTGCTAAAAAAGAAGCCAGCAGAACCTGAAAAGAAGAACAGCTCACAACTCCCCAAAGACATGCAGTATACATTTGATGTGTCAAAGACCGATGAAGTTTTCGATTTCTTGGTAAAAGAAAAATTCATCACATTCCCACCTGATCACAGGATGCCACCTACAGAAGAGCTGTAG